One genomic segment of Syntrophorhabdus sp. includes these proteins:
- a CDS encoding ABC transporter substrate-binding protein, with the protein MTASSNTRMRRALPVMVAVIILCLTLPAPGGAAAKGAKPLRIVSLSPAITESLYLLGLGESVIGVTTYCNKPGQARTKEKVGTVMQPNLEKILKLSPDLVLTMTLTDPKSIQKMKELGLNVVTFTIADTFSELCDVFLRIGTATGRSEEAARLVGIARTRVEAIRHRTARLPKPGVLVQIGSKPFFVATKDVFMNDFIEFAGATNVFRDVSSGSVGREEAVLRDPDVILIVTMGLSARNERLAWKRFPTVKAVRNDRIYVVDSDDVCSPTPVSFARSLGDIAGLFHPREAKEFR; encoded by the coding sequence ATGACCGCATCTTCCAATACAAGAATGCGCCGGGCCCTACCGGTCATGGTCGCGGTCATCATCCTGTGCCTCACCTTACCGGCCCCGGGGGGCGCGGCGGCGAAGGGAGCGAAGCCCCTTCGTATCGTCTCCTTAAGCCCCGCCATCACGGAATCCCTTTATCTTCTGGGACTGGGGGAGAGCGTCATCGGTGTGACCACCTACTGCAATAAACCGGGTCAGGCCCGCACAAAGGAAAAGGTGGGCACCGTGATGCAGCCGAACCTGGAAAAGATCCTGAAGCTGAGTCCCGACCTCGTCCTGACCATGACCCTGACTGACCCCAAGAGCATACAGAAGATGAAAGAACTTGGCCTCAACGTCGTCACCTTCACCATAGCCGACACTTTCTCTGAACTCTGCGATGTGTTCCTCCGGATCGGCACGGCCACGGGCCGCTCCGAGGAGGCGGCCCGCCTCGTCGGCATCGCGCGTACCCGTGTCGAGGCCATCAGGCACAGAACCGCCCGGCTGCCAAAGCCTGGGGTCCTCGTTCAGATAGGCTCCAAGCCTTTCTTTGTCGCGACGAAGGACGTGTTCATGAACGATTTCATAGAGTTTGCCGGAGCCACGAACGTATTCAGGGATGTGTCCTCGGGAAGCGTGGGCCGCGAGGAGGCCGTCCTTCGGGACCCCGACGTGATCCTCATCGTCACCATGGGCCTCTCCGCCAGGAACGAACGCCTGGCCTGGAAGAGGTTCCCGACGGTGAAGGCGGTCAGGAATGACCGGATATACGTCGTAGACTCCGACGACGTCTGCAGCCCGACGCCCGTGAGCTTTGCCAGGTCCCTCGGCGATATTGCCGGACTCTTCCATCCCCGTGAAGCGAAGGAGTTCAGATGA
- a CDS encoding asparagine synthase, with translation MTVNDVVAATRANLVGVVGAYRPQCVLFSGGLDSSIAAALSPCGKGILVTFGPEGPDLRYAREAATAIGLRLTHRAVAIDEALAAIPEVIATLRSFDPAIPNDLAVWFALKEAKALGVSSVMTGDGADELFGGYSYMAEVGDLDGYIRHLSGTMSFNSTILGRHLGVEVIQPFLDKEILDFALQIQGKWKIREEKGVVHGKWVLRRACEGLLPPGILWQGKRPLETGSGMTRLNAMLDAVISDEEFADKKRSSGIRFYNKAHLHYYEVFRKTVGDIPPPGPDERACEGCGAGMKEGRGHCRVCGWVKEAVW, from the coding sequence ATGACTGTAAATGATGTAGTGGCAGCAACAAGAGCAAATCTTGTCGGCGTTGTCGGGGCCTACCGGCCCCAATGCGTCCTCTTTTCGGGCGGCCTCGACTCGTCCATCGCGGCCGCCCTGTCACCGTGCGGGAAGGGCATCCTCGTCACGTTCGGCCCGGAGGGCCCCGATCTCCGTTACGCGCGTGAGGCAGCAACCGCCATCGGCCTCAGGCTCACCCACAGGGCCGTAGCCATTGACGAGGCCCTTGCCGCCATACCCGAGGTCATTGCCACCTTGCGCAGCTTCGACCCCGCGATCCCCAACGACCTTGCCGTTTGGTTCGCCCTTAAGGAGGCAAAGGCGCTGGGGGTCAGTTCCGTCATGACCGGCGACGGCGCCGACGAACTCTTCGGCGGCTATTCCTATATGGCGGAGGTCGGCGACCTTGACGGCTACATCCGCCACCTGTCAGGGACCATGTCCTTCAACTCGACCATTCTTGGAAGACACCTGGGCGTGGAGGTGATACAGCCCTTCCTCGATAAAGAAATCCTTGATTTCGCCCTGCAAATACAGGGAAAATGGAAGATCAGGGAAGAGAAAGGCGTCGTTCACGGCAAGTGGGTCTTGCGGCGCGCCTGTGAAGGTCTTCTGCCCCCCGGTATTCTCTGGCAGGGAAAGAGACCGCTTGAGACAGGGTCGGGTATGACGAGGCTCAACGCCATGCTGGACGCCGTCATATCCGACGAGGAGTTCGCGGACAAAAAGCGCTCCTCAGGTATTCGCTTCTACAACAAGGCCCATCTTCATTATTACGAGGTCTTCAGGAAGACCGTGGGTGATATCCCTCCGCCCGGGCCCGACGAAAGAGCCTGTGAGGGATGTGGCGCGGGAATGAAAGAGGGCCGTGGTCACTGCAGGGTATGCGGATGGGTCAAGGAGGCTGTTTGGTGA
- the cobU gene encoding bifunctional adenosylcobinamide kinase/adenosylcobinamide-phosphate guanylyltransferase yields MPRTVLILGGARSGKSSFALREASLIAGQKAFVATAEALDDEMETRINNHRSERGPEWKTFEEPLEVPSLIRKIGPSHGVVLIDCLTLWVSNIMMRGLSVEQYEEDLVDALSDPGCAPLIYIVSNEVGLGLVPESPMGREYRDNLGRLNARVASVVTDVYFLAAGIPMKIKETR; encoded by the coding sequence ATGCCGAGGACGGTCCTGATACTTGGCGGGGCCCGGAGCGGGAAGAGCTCCTTCGCCCTTCGCGAAGCATCGCTCATTGCCGGGCAGAAGGCCTTTGTCGCCACCGCCGAGGCGCTCGACGATGAGATGGAGACACGGATCAATAACCACAGGAGCGAACGGGGACCGGAATGGAAAACATTCGAGGAACCTTTGGAGGTCCCTTCCCTCATCAGGAAGATAGGGCCGTCCCACGGGGTCGTCCTCATCGACTGCCTGACGCTGTGGGTCTCGAACATCATGATGCGAGGGCTTTCCGTCGAGCAATACGAGGAGGACCTCGTCGACGCCCTTTCCGACCCCGGCTGCGCACCGCTTATCTACATCGTTTCAAATGAGGTGGGCCTCGGGCTGGTACCGGAATCACCGATGGGGAGGGAATACCGGGACAACCTCGGGCGCTTAAATGCCAGGGTTGCCTCCGTCGTCACCGACGTCTACTTTCTCGCGGCGGGGATCCCCATGAAGATAAAGGAGACACGATGA
- a CDS encoding ABC transporter ATP-binding protein — protein MSPTGRFPVIEIRGLTCGYGEKTILHDIDLSVGKGEFFGIIGPNGSGKTTMLRAMTRLIRPATGTVLLGGTDMKDLHIADVARKVAVVSQSMPLIEMTVREFVLLGRIPYYRKLQFFEKEEDTAIAERVMEMTGVRHLAAVLMSEMSAGEVQLAFIARGLAQQPEVLLLDEPTSHLDITHQAAILDLVKRLNRQEGLTVVIILHDLNLASEYCDRLVLMDGGRIRKVGTPAEVLDYETIEEVYGTVVVVRENPLSRKPFVMIVSEEVRDKCRGRS, from the coding sequence ATCAGCCCGACCGGGAGGTTCCCTGTGATCGAGATCCGTGGGCTGACATGTGGATACGGGGAAAAGACCATCCTTCACGACATCGACCTTTCCGTTGGGAAGGGCGAGTTCTTCGGCATCATAGGCCCCAACGGCTCGGGCAAGACAACGATGCTCCGGGCGATGACGCGCCTCATCAGGCCGGCGACGGGAACGGTCCTTCTCGGCGGCACCGACATGAAGGACCTTCACATCGCTGATGTGGCCAGAAAGGTCGCCGTCGTTTCCCAGAGCATGCCCCTTATCGAGATGACGGTGAGGGAATTCGTCCTCCTGGGACGGATCCCCTACTACAGGAAGCTCCAGTTCTTCGAAAAGGAAGAGGACACCGCCATAGCGGAAAGAGTGATGGAGATGACAGGTGTCCGTCACCTCGCGGCGGTCCTCATGTCGGAGATGAGCGCCGGTGAGGTCCAGCTTGCCTTCATCGCCCGCGGCCTTGCCCAGCAGCCCGAGGTCCTTCTTCTCGACGAACCGACGTCACACCTCGACATAACCCACCAGGCAGCCATCCTCGACCTGGTGAAACGCCTCAACAGGCAGGAGGGTCTCACGGTTGTGATCATACTCCACGATCTCAACCTCGCCTCCGAGTACTGTGACCGCCTGGTGCTCATGGACGGGGGGAGGATACGGAAGGTAGGCACTCCGGCGGAGGTGCTCGATTACGAAACTATAGAAGAGGTCTACGGGACGGTGGTCGTCGTCCGCGAAAACCCCCTGTCGCGGAAACCATTCGTCATGATCGTATCAGAGGAGGTAAGGGATAAATGCCGAGGACGGTCCTGA
- a CDS encoding iron ABC transporter permease has translation MKRRSMKVLLPAACLFLAAAAVTAIASGPAGIPLLRILTTILEGQATPEFGILMDIRLPRIILGFAVGGALSIAGVILQGMFRNPLVEPYTLGISGGAALGAALCIILNLHYVLPMTALPLSGFLGSCLVILPLYFLNMRRTVLRMQGILLTGVMMSFISSSLVFLIFAISKTQELHSIVFWIMGSLEEPSWTLILILTAIVVVCLFASFFFAPVLNALSLGEEEAVHLGIDTERAKKQLFLMASLLTGISVSLTGIIGFVGLIVPHFVRMLTGYDHRRLLVVSFLVGSGFLIFCDTIARTVISPIELPVGVITGILGGSVFIYVLARRQGSARPGGSL, from the coding sequence ATGAAGCGTCGGTCCATGAAGGTCCTCTTGCCCGCGGCCTGCCTTTTCCTTGCGGCGGCGGCCGTCACCGCCATAGCCAGCGGGCCGGCAGGCATACCCTTGCTGAGGATCCTCACCACCATCCTCGAGGGGCAGGCAACACCGGAATTCGGGATCCTCATGGATATCAGGCTGCCAAGGATCATACTCGGTTTTGCCGTCGGCGGCGCCCTGTCCATCGCGGGCGTCATCCTCCAGGGGATGTTCCGGAACCCCCTCGTCGAACCCTACACCCTCGGCATATCCGGGGGCGCCGCCCTTGGAGCGGCGCTGTGCATCATCCTGAACCTCCACTACGTTCTGCCCATGACGGCCCTGCCCCTCTCGGGGTTCCTCGGGTCCTGTCTCGTCATCCTTCCCCTTTATTTCCTGAATATGCGCCGCACCGTCTTAAGGATGCAGGGCATCCTGCTCACGGGCGTCATGATGAGCTTCATCTCCTCGTCCCTCGTCTTTCTCATCTTCGCCATATCGAAGACACAGGAGCTCCACAGCATCGTCTTCTGGATCATGGGGTCCCTGGAGGAGCCGAGCTGGACGCTCATCCTTATCCTCACGGCCATCGTGGTCGTCTGCCTCTTCGCCTCCTTTTTCTTCGCCCCCGTCCTCAATGCCCTGTCCCTCGGCGAGGAAGAGGCGGTCCACCTCGGCATCGACACGGAAAGGGCCAAGAAGCAGCTCTTCCTCATGGCATCGCTGCTCACGGGCATCAGCGTCTCGCTGACGGGTATCATAGGGTTCGTGGGCCTCATCGTCCCCCACTTCGTGCGGATGCTGACCGGCTACGACCACAGGCGGCTCCTCGTCGTATCCTTCCTCGTCGGATCGGGGTTCCTCATCTTCTGCGACACCATCGCGCGCACGGTGATCTCCCCCATCGAGCTTCCCGTCGGCGTCATCACGGGGATACTGGGGGGAAGCGTCTTCATCTACGTCCTGGCGAGAAGGCAGGGATCAGCCCGACCGGGAGGTTCCCTGTGA
- a CDS encoding diphthine--ammonia ligase codes for MGQGGCLVIDDRKEAFCSWSGGKESALALFRARRSGFTITRLINMITEDGTHSRTHGLEADLLSLQASSIGIPLTQRRTTWNGYEEEFKKVLSLLHAEGTLRGVFGDIDMEEHRAWVERVCSECDVSASLPLWLEEREDILSEFVNRGFKAVIVAVDRRCLDDRWIGREIDHAFADDIRALGGDVDICGEKGEYHTFVYDGPIFQRPVPFERGGIRSTDDYFFLDIKALPLKGLE; via the coding sequence ATGGGTCAAGGAGGCTGTTTGGTGATAGACGATCGGAAGGAGGCGTTTTGCTCCTGGAGCGGTGGAAAAGAGAGCGCCCTGGCGCTCTTCAGGGCCAGAAGGTCGGGGTTCACCATAACCAGGCTCATCAACATGATAACAGAGGACGGCACGCACTCGCGGACGCACGGCCTTGAGGCTGACCTGCTGTCCCTCCAGGCCTCGTCCATCGGCATTCCCCTTACGCAGCGCAGGACCACGTGGAATGGTTATGAAGAGGAATTCAAGAAAGTACTGTCTCTGCTGCACGCCGAAGGGACACTCCGGGGGGTCTTTGGGGACATCGACATGGAGGAGCACAGGGCCTGGGTGGAAAGGGTCTGCTCCGAATGCGATGTGAGCGCTTCCCTCCCGCTGTGGCTCGAAGAGAGGGAGGACATCCTCTCTGAGTTCGTTAATAGAGGCTTCAAGGCCGTCATAGTGGCGGTCGACAGGCGTTGCCTCGACGACAGGTGGATCGGCAGGGAAATAGACCATGCGTTCGCCGATGATATCCGGGCCCTTGGCGGCGACGTGGACATATGCGGCGAGAAAGGGGAATACCACACCTTCGTCTACGACGGCCCCATATTTCAAAGGCCCGTCCCTTTCGAAAGGGGCGGCATTCGCTCGACGGATGACTATTTCTTCCTCGATATCAAGGCATTGCCCTTGAAGGGCCTCGAATGA